In the genome of Natronorubrum sediminis, one region contains:
- a CDS encoding hybrid sensor histidine kinase/response regulator gives MTSGISVLCVDDDPDVRALTTTALERTGEEFTVVTAGCGHDALSRLTERDRIDCVVSDYDMPGMDGLELLDAVRDRDPELPFILFTGKGSEEIASDAISAGVTDYLQKGSGIDQYTVLVNRIENAVDRYRTSRAQRRSERELERYRTLVESNTDPMYVLDSDGICTVANEAFCRLVETDREAVVGTHISDLISRDGLERGAKTVRQLRQGNSTSTRYEVSLGRNDNRWVGEANLAMVTDEDGNMTGSTAVIRDITDRKRRERELIQYEEIIQLAPISLFILGADATIERFNDEFADAFAEDAAELRGMRFPELVDRGYYDGHVIDKFNDQVRELLSSSSDLERAEYHVRFQAPEGEERIHDVHTKLLPLEDGSFAGTIHAIRDITKRRRYQRELEHQNDRLEEFAGVVSHDLRNPLNVAQGNLELHANECQVETDTKMGSVEQIRHSLDRMDDLIEELLSLARHGQRVGELEPVDLPRLVQESWNAVDTTGATLACSIDATISADEGRVRALLENLFRNAVEHGNAGSDLESERDEGHVDTDVTVTVGLLENDGSTSGFYVADDGSGFETDPEKLFEFGHTTTSDGTGLGLAIVDGIAAAHGWTASARESRGGGARFEISGVRVLE, from the coding sequence ATGACTTCCGGGATATCCGTACTGTGCGTCGACGACGACCCGGACGTCCGAGCACTGACGACGACGGCGCTCGAGCGAACGGGTGAGGAGTTTACCGTCGTTACGGCAGGCTGTGGTCACGACGCACTTTCCCGACTCACGGAGCGCGATCGGATCGATTGCGTCGTCAGTGACTACGACATGCCGGGTATGGACGGCCTCGAGTTACTCGACGCTGTCCGCGATCGCGATCCCGAACTCCCGTTTATTCTGTTTACCGGGAAGGGGTCAGAAGAGATCGCCAGCGACGCGATTTCGGCCGGCGTCACGGACTACCTGCAGAAGGGGTCGGGAATAGACCAGTATACGGTACTCGTAAACCGTATCGAAAATGCCGTCGACCGGTACCGGACGAGTCGTGCACAGCGTCGGAGCGAACGCGAACTCGAGCGCTATCGGACGCTCGTGGAATCGAATACCGATCCGATGTACGTACTCGATTCTGACGGGATCTGTACGGTCGCTAACGAGGCGTTTTGTCGACTGGTGGAAACCGACCGTGAGGCCGTCGTCGGGACCCACATTTCTGATCTCATCTCTCGAGACGGACTCGAGCGTGGTGCAAAGACAGTTCGACAGTTGCGACAGGGGAATAGCACGTCCACTCGATACGAAGTTAGTCTCGGTCGAAACGACAACCGCTGGGTCGGCGAAGCGAACCTCGCGATGGTAACCGACGAGGACGGCAATATGACCGGATCGACGGCTGTTATCCGGGATATTACGGATAGAAAACGACGAGAACGAGAGTTAATACAGTACGAGGAGATTATTCAACTCGCGCCGATTTCGCTGTTTATCCTCGGAGCTGACGCGACGATCGAGAGGTTCAACGACGAGTTTGCCGACGCGTTCGCAGAAGACGCGGCGGAACTCCGCGGCATGCGGTTTCCGGAACTCGTGGATCGAGGGTATTACGACGGTCACGTCATCGATAAGTTCAACGATCAGGTTCGAGAGTTGCTCTCCTCGTCGAGTGACCTCGAGCGAGCGGAGTATCACGTTCGCTTCCAGGCACCGGAGGGCGAAGAACGGATTCACGACGTGCACACGAAATTACTCCCACTCGAGGACGGGTCGTTTGCCGGGACGATCCACGCGATTCGAGACATTACGAAACGCCGCCGCTATCAGCGCGAACTCGAGCACCAGAACGATCGACTCGAGGAGTTCGCGGGCGTCGTCAGTCACGACCTGCGAAATCCGTTGAACGTCGCCCAGGGAAACCTCGAACTCCACGCGAACGAGTGTCAGGTCGAGACCGACACCAAGATGGGATCGGTCGAGCAGATTCGCCACTCGCTGGACCGAATGGACGACCTAATCGAGGAACTCCTCTCGCTCGCTCGCCACGGACAGCGTGTCGGCGAACTCGAGCCGGTCGATCTCCCGCGACTCGTCCAGGAGTCCTGGAACGCCGTCGATACGACCGGAGCCACACTCGCGTGTTCGATCGACGCCACGATCAGCGCCGACGAAGGCCGCGTCCGTGCACTCCTCGAGAACTTGTTCCGGAACGCCGTCGAGCACGGGAACGCGGGCTCTGACCTGGAATCCGAACGGGACGAGGGGCACGTCGACACGGACGTGACCGTGACTGTCGGTTTGCTCGAGAACGACGGCTCGACGAGTGGGTTTTACGTCGCTGACGACGGCAGCGGGTTCGAGACGGATCCCGAGAAACTCTTCGAATTCGGCCACACGACCACGAGCGACGGGACGGGCCTCGGATTGGCAATCGTCGACGGAATCGCCGCTGCTCACGGCTGGACGGCGAGTGCCCGTGAGAGCCGTGGTGGCGGCGCTCGATTCGAGATCAGCGGCGTCAGGGTACTCGAGTAA